In Rattus rattus isolate New Zealand chromosome 9, Rrattus_CSIRO_v1, whole genome shotgun sequence, a genomic segment contains:
- the Utp6 gene encoding U3 small nucleolar RNA-associated protein 6 homolog — protein MAEIIQERIEDRIPELEQLERIGLFSRAEIKAIIKKASDLEYKIHRRNLHKEDFISYVQYEINLLELIQRRRARIKYSFKKDEIEYSMVHRVQGIFGRASAKWKDDVQLWLSYIVFCKKWGTKAHLSKIFSNMLAIHSNKPALWIMAAKWEMEDRLSSESARQLFLRALRFHPECPKLYQEYFRMELMHAEKLRKEKQEFEKAAMDMGDFDHPEEILKGELARIVYKSAVSKIKGAEFHVSLLAIAQLFDFAKDLQKEIYDDLQALHTDDPLTWDYVARRELEIESQPGEEQPVSKQAKAVEMGRREERCCAVYEEAVRTLPTEAMWKCYITFCLERFSKKTSSVSLRGQRLERTMRAFRKAHELKLLSEVQYKQWIDLLLRQDLFKEALQVAEAGTELFKDSVTMWQTKLLVLIDSKSPDIGVHFEEAFAHLKPQVCLSLWISWAEWSESAESQEDTEAIFKRALLAITGANSVTLKEKYLDWAYRSGGYKKARAVFKSLQESRPFSVEFFRKMMQFEKEQDSSKMVNLREYYERALREFVSTDSDLWLDYMNEELNHPFGKPENCGQIYWRAMRMLQGQSASMFVAKHAMHQAGH, from the exons ATGGCGGAGATAATTCAGGAACGCATAGAAGATCGAATTCCGGAGTTGGAACAGCTGGAGCGCATCGGACTCTTCAGTCGTGCGGAGATTAA GGCTATCATCAAGAAGGCTTCTGACCTAGAATACAAAATACACCGGAGAAACCTTCACAAGGAAGACTTTATCAGCTATGTTCAA tATGAAATTAATCTTTTGGAGCTGATCCAGAGAAGAAGAGCA agaattaaatattcatttaagaaGGATGAGATTGAATATTCTATGGTACATCGGGTACAAGGTATCTTTGGTCGTGCTTCAGCGAAGTGGAAA GATGATGtccagctttggctgtcctaCATAGTCTTTTGTAAGAAATGG GGTACCAAAGCTCATCTTAGCAAGATCTTCTCTAACATGCTTGCCATTCATTCAAACAAGCCAG CTTTGTGGATCATGGCAGCCAAATGGGAAATGGAAGATCGCCTGTCTTCAGAAAGCGCCAGGCAGCTATTTCTTCGGGCTCTACGCTTTCATCCCGAGTGTCCAAAGCTGTATCAAGAA TACTTTAGGATGGAGCTGATGCATgctgagaaactgagaaaggaaaagcaagaatttGAGAAAGCCGCCATGGATATG GGGGATTTCGATCATCCTGAGGAAATCCTTAAAGGCGAGTTGGCACGGATCGTTTACAAAAGTGCTGTAAGCAAGATTAAAG gtGCGGAATTCCATGTGTCTCTTCTTGCTATTGCTCAGCTGTTTGATTTTGCCAAAGATCTACAGAAGGAGATTTATGACGA CCTTCAAGCTCTGCACACTGATGACCCACTCACCTGGGACTATGTGGCACGGCGAGAGTTAGAGATTGAGTCCCAACCAGGTGAAGAGCAGCCTGTATCAAAACAAGCCAAAGCAGTGGAAATGGGCCGAAGGGAAGAAAGGTGCTGTGCCGTGTATGAAGAGGCAGTGAGGACCCTGCCTACAG AGGCCATGTGGAAGTGTTACATCACCTTTTGCTTGGAGAGGTTTTCTAAGAAGACCAGTAGTGTGTCTCTCAGGGGGCAG aggctggaaagaaccatGCGTGCATTCAGGAAGGCCCATGAACTGAAGCTCCTCTCTGAAGTCCAGTACAAGCAGTGG ATTGACTTGCTGCTGCGCCAGGACCTCTTCAAAGAAGCTCTGCAGGTAGCAGAAGCTGGCACTGAGTTGTTCAAGGACTCTGTCACAATGTGGCAGACGAAACTGCTAGTACTCATCGACTCGAAGAGCCCAGACATAGGGGTGCACTTTGAAGAAGCCTTTGCACACCTCAAACCGCAG GTTTGCCTGTCCTTGTGGATTTCTTGGGCAGAGTGGAGTGAAAGTGCTGAAAGTCAGGAGGACACAGAAGCCATCTTTAAG AGAGCTCTCTTAGCTATCACAGGTGCCAATTCAGTAACTCTGAAGGAGAAATACCTGGACTGGGCTTATCGGAGTGGAGGCTACAAAAAGGCCAGAGCAGTGTTTAAAAG TTTACAGGAAAGCCGTCCATTTTCAGTTGAGTTTTTCAGGAAAATGATGCAGTTTGAGAAGGAGCAG GACTCCTCTAAGATGGTGAACCTGAGGGAGTATTATGAGAGGGCGTTGAGAGAGTTCGTGTCTACAGACTCTG ATCTTTGGCTGGATTACATGAACGAAGAATTGAACCATCCCTTCGGTAAACCTGAGAACTGCGGACAGATCTATTGGCGAGCCATGAGAATGCTACAGGGACAGTCAGCATCGATGTTTGTAGCTAAACACGCCATGCATCAGGCTGGCCACTAG